In Vibrio celticus, one genomic interval encodes:
- the accA gene encoding acetyl-CoA carboxylase carboxyl transferase subunit alpha, which translates to MSLNFLEFEKPIAELEAKIEALRDVSRHGGDTAVDLDKEIEQLEKKSLELKQKIFSDLGAWQVAQLARHPQRPYTKDYLEHAFTEFEEMAGDRAYADDKAIVGGMARLNGRPVMVIGHQKGRETKEKVIRNFGMPKPEGYRKALRLMETAERFNMPIITFIDTAGAYPGVGAEERGQSEAIAKNLKVMAGLSVPVICNVVGEGGSGGALAIGVGDYVNMLQYSTYSVISPEGCASILWRDSDKAPQAAEAMGLIAPRLKELELIDEIIPEPLGGAHRDPAQTAQNIKDMLVKQLEELEQFDNETLLERRYQRLMSYGYC; encoded by the coding sequence ATGAGCCTGAACTTTCTAGAATTTGAAAAGCCTATCGCTGAACTTGAAGCAAAAATCGAAGCGCTACGTGACGTTTCGCGTCACGGTGGTGACACAGCGGTAGATCTAGACAAAGAAATCGAACAACTAGAGAAAAAAAGCTTAGAGCTTAAACAGAAAATCTTTAGTGACTTAGGTGCATGGCAGGTAGCTCAACTTGCTCGTCACCCTCAACGTCCTTACACCAAAGATTACCTGGAGCATGCGTTCACAGAGTTTGAAGAGATGGCGGGCGATCGCGCTTACGCTGACGACAAAGCGATTGTGGGTGGTATGGCTCGTCTAAATGGCCGTCCTGTTATGGTTATTGGTCACCAGAAAGGTCGTGAGACTAAAGAGAAAGTGATCCGTAACTTTGGTATGCCAAAGCCAGAAGGTTACCGTAAGGCACTACGTCTAATGGAAACCGCTGAGCGTTTCAACATGCCTATCATCACTTTCATCGACACAGCGGGCGCATACCCAGGTGTTGGTGCTGAAGAGCGTGGTCAATCTGAAGCTATCGCTAAAAACCTAAAAGTTATGGCAGGCCTTTCAGTTCCTGTTATCTGTAACGTTGTGGGTGAAGGCGGTTCTGGTGGTGCACTAGCGATTGGTGTTGGTGACTACGTGAACATGCTTCAGTACTCTACGTACTCAGTAATCTCTCCAGAAGGTTGTGCTTCAATCCTATGGCGCGATTCAGATAAAGCACCACAAGCAGCTGAAGCGATGGGCCTGATTGCTCCTCGTCTTAAAGAGCTTGAGCTTATCGACGAAATCATTCCTGAGCCTCTAGGTGGCGCGCACCGTGACCCTGCACAAACGGCTCAGAACATAAAAGACATGTTAGTTAAACAGCTAGAAGAGCTAGAGCAGTTTGATAACGAAACGCTGCTTGAGCGTCGTTACCAGCGTCTAATGAGCTACGGCTACTGCTGA
- a CDS encoding TIGR03503 family protein produces MLRVLATGCLLLLSFGLHAATESVMSLLDNRFRVDPSIEQVTFVIYRADNSKPVVLVRPDGKKYYSWRNADNVRWYEESSMDIISIDNPMPGPWQAVGKVSPKNNIKLLSHLVLDANEFPDKLYQTERIKFTARLTSDGKPLVLRDFLDRVKLKVIFTKFVENEESLVREARPVPVVMGEFADDGADLDEKAGDGVFTVSLPIDIEPGKYRVRITSGNGVFLRAQEQEVLVYPTPITSTFIQSRKEGLPHTIVVSGEQGMIAPSSLAVHVEHKAPDEYVMYKQGQAEVDAMKVALEVPYNGDLGIYNWSGMVYATDASSQRPLIFPITEQSYSVVEDIDLAESRRLQEEALAEQKRIATELMILQKREDDRQRSMIIIAVGNVVAILLGLLIWFVVRKVKAKKKALPEMQLKAPK; encoded by the coding sequence ATGTTAAGGGTATTGGCTACCGGTTGCTTATTGCTGTTAAGCTTTGGCTTACATGCAGCAACCGAATCCGTAATGAGTTTATTGGACAACCGTTTTCGAGTTGATCCCAGTATTGAACAAGTCACCTTTGTGATTTATCGAGCCGATAATTCTAAACCTGTCGTTTTGGTTCGCCCTGATGGCAAGAAATACTACTCTTGGCGCAATGCTGATAATGTCCGTTGGTACGAAGAATCGTCTATGGACATTATTTCTATCGACAATCCGATGCCTGGCCCTTGGCAAGCGGTCGGTAAAGTTTCCCCTAAGAACAACATCAAGCTGCTGTCTCATCTAGTTTTGGATGCTAATGAGTTCCCAGATAAGTTGTATCAAACAGAACGCATCAAATTTACCGCTCGACTGACTTCTGATGGCAAGCCGCTGGTGCTGCGCGATTTTCTCGATCGCGTGAAGCTTAAGGTCATCTTTACTAAGTTTGTTGAAAACGAAGAGTCTTTGGTGAGAGAAGCGCGCCCGGTGCCGGTTGTGATGGGCGAGTTTGCCGACGATGGCGCTGATCTTGATGAAAAGGCTGGAGATGGTGTGTTCACGGTCTCTTTGCCTATTGATATCGAGCCCGGTAAATACCGAGTGCGTATTACCTCTGGTAATGGTGTGTTCTTGCGAGCGCAAGAGCAAGAAGTCTTGGTTTATCCAACACCGATCACTAGCACCTTCATTCAGTCACGAAAAGAGGGCTTACCTCATACTATTGTGGTGTCTGGTGAGCAGGGGATGATCGCACCGAGCTCGTTAGCGGTTCATGTTGAGCACAAGGCTCCTGATGAATATGTGATGTACAAGCAGGGGCAAGCTGAAGTCGACGCAATGAAAGTCGCTCTTGAGGTGCCTTACAATGGCGATTTAGGGATCTATAATTGGTCTGGGATGGTTTACGCCACTGATGCTTCAAGTCAGCGCCCGCTGATCTTTCCAATTACCGAGCAGTCATACAGCGTTGTTGAAGATATCGACTTAGCAGAGTCACGACGCCTTCAAGAAGAAGCTCTTGCTGAACAGAAGCGTATTGCAACAGAGTTGATGATCCTTCAAAAACGTGAAGATGACAGACAGCGCAGTATGATCATTATTGCGGTGGGTAATGTGGTCGCGATTCTATTGGGCTTATTGATTTGGTTTGTGGTTCGTAAGGTTAAAGCGAAGAAAAAAGCGTTACCTGAGATGCAGCTCAAGGCGCCCAAGTAA
- a CDS encoding endonuclease/exonuclease/phosphatase family protein, whose product MFKKTIILITLLITLAVVSFHFIFVIPNKPNLITSSQSTSNDIYSCYQNSAPKAIDVSDGLDITVWNIYKQNRNNWQSELNKLSAGSDLVLLQEASMTEGLRQWVTSGQWGSTRVNAFEAFEQSAGVLNLATHLPIEACAYTHEEPWLQLPKSALWSRYQLSNGEELAVINIHAVNFTFGTEDYEAQLKSLTDNLQKYRGPVIFAGDFNSWSEARFAVLKDALEKVGLTEVTFEPDNRTQFITGLVLDHVFYRGLEVEKAKAPITDASDHNPMRVTFKAK is encoded by the coding sequence ATGTTTAAGAAAACCATCATTCTTATCACGCTATTGATAACGCTTGCTGTCGTTAGTTTTCATTTTATCTTCGTGATCCCGAATAAACCCAACCTGATCACTTCCTCTCAAAGTACCAGTAACGACATCTACAGTTGCTACCAAAACTCTGCACCGAAAGCGATTGATGTGTCTGATGGCTTAGACATTACGGTGTGGAATATCTATAAGCAAAACCGAAATAATTGGCAGAGTGAGTTAAATAAGCTGTCAGCAGGTAGCGATTTAGTCTTGCTACAAGAAGCGAGTATGACAGAAGGGCTTCGCCAATGGGTAACGAGCGGCCAGTGGGGAAGCACACGTGTGAATGCGTTTGAGGCGTTTGAGCAAAGTGCAGGGGTACTCAACCTAGCAACTCATTTGCCGATTGAAGCTTGTGCTTATACTCATGAAGAACCTTGGCTTCAATTGCCTAAATCCGCGCTTTGGTCGCGTTACCAACTAAGCAATGGCGAAGAGCTGGCTGTGATTAATATTCACGCTGTGAACTTTACCTTTGGTACGGAAGATTATGAGGCTCAGCTCAAGAGCTTAACTGATAATCTGCAAAAGTATCGTGGACCTGTTATTTTTGCTGGGGATTTTAATAGCTGGAGTGAAGCTCGCTTTGCTGTATTGAAAGATGCGTTGGAGAAGGTTGGTTTGACGGAAGTTACCTTTGAGCCAGATAACAGAACTCAGTTCATTACAGGACTGGTGCTCGACCACGTATTCTATCGAGGGCTAGAGGTAGAAAAAGCAAAAGCGCCCATTACGGACGCTTCTGATCACAACCCTATGCGAGTGACCTTTAAGGCTAAATAG
- the glnB gene encoding nitrogen regulatory protein P-II, whose product MKKIEAIIKPFKLDDVREALAEVGITGMTVSEVKGFGRQKGHTELYRGAEYMVDFLPKVKLEIVVTDEVADQCVDTIIETAQTGKIGDGKIFITEVERVVRIRTGEEDEDAV is encoded by the coding sequence ATGAAAAAGATTGAAGCCATTATCAAGCCATTCAAACTTGATGATGTACGTGAAGCACTTGCAGAAGTGGGTATTACGGGTATGACAGTATCTGAAGTTAAAGGCTTTGGACGTCAAAAAGGTCATACTGAGCTATACCGCGGCGCAGAGTACATGGTCGACTTTTTACCTAAAGTGAAACTAGAAATCGTTGTGACCGACGAAGTGGCTGACCAATGTGTTGATACCATCATCGAGACGGCTCAAACAGGTAAAATTGGTGACGGTAAGATCTTCATTACTGAAGTTGAACGTGTGGTACGTATTCGTACTGGCGAAGAAGACGAAGACGCCGTATAA
- the dnaQ gene encoding DNA polymerase III subunit epsilon, giving the protein MNTSSTPEQSTNEKNSSNENKRIVVLDTETTGMNTEGGPHYMGHRIVEIGAVEIINRRLTGRHFHVYIKPDRAIQEEAIGVHGITDEFLIDKPEYQDIHKEFLDFIKGAELVAHNAPFDTGFMDYEFEKLNPAIGKTDDYCKVTDTLAMAKKIFPGKRNNLDILCDRYGIDNSHRTLHGALLDAEILADVYLLMTGGQTSLQFNAGQQEGEAESIRRVESGRKSLKVLRATADEVEAHQSRLDLVEKSGSCLWRQ; this is encoded by the coding sequence ATGAATACCAGTAGCACTCCAGAACAAAGCACGAACGAAAAAAACAGTTCGAACGAAAATAAGCGCATTGTTGTACTCGATACCGAAACCACCGGTATGAATACAGAAGGTGGCCCTCACTATATGGGTCACCGCATCGTTGAAATTGGTGCAGTCGAGATCATCAACCGTAGGCTGACCGGGCGTCATTTCCACGTCTACATCAAGCCCGATCGTGCGATTCAAGAAGAGGCGATTGGCGTTCACGGTATTACCGATGAATTCTTGATTGATAAGCCTGAATACCAAGACATACATAAAGAGTTTCTCGACTTTATCAAAGGTGCGGAGCTGGTGGCTCATAACGCGCCCTTCGATACAGGCTTTATGGACTATGAGTTTGAGAAGCTCAACCCAGCGATAGGTAAAACGGATGACTACTGTAAAGTTACCGATACCTTGGCAATGGCGAAGAAGATATTCCCGGGTAAAAGAAACAACCTAGATATCTTATGTGACCGTTACGGTATCGATAACTCGCACCGTACTCTCCACGGCGCATTGCTCGATGCGGAGATCCTAGCCGACGTCTACTTATTGATGACGGGTGGTCAAACTTCGCTGCAATTTAACGCTGGTCAACAGGAAGGCGAAGCCGAAAGCATACGAAGAGTAGAAAGTGGTCGAAAATCCCTAAAGGTTTTACGAGCTACGGCCGATGAAGTAGAAGCGCATCAAAGTCGTTTAGATCTCGTCGAGAAAAGCGGAAGCTGCCTCTGGCGTCAGTAG
- the rnhA gene encoding ribonuclease HI: MTKQVEIFTDGSCLGNPGPGGYGIVLRYKKVEKTLAEGFTLTTNNRMEMLAAVVALQALKEPCSVILTTDSQYVRQGITQWIHNWKKRDWKTADKKPVKNADLWQRLDKETARHSVDWRWVKGHAGHRENEMCDDLARNAAENPTKEDTGYQPS, translated from the coding sequence ATGACGAAACAAGTTGAAATTTTCACTGATGGTTCTTGTTTAGGCAACCCTGGTCCCGGTGGCTATGGCATCGTACTTCGCTACAAGAAAGTCGAGAAGACGCTAGCAGAAGGCTTCACGCTAACAACCAATAACCGCATGGAAATGCTCGCCGCTGTCGTTGCTCTCCAAGCCCTCAAAGAGCCTTGTTCTGTGATTCTGACCACAGATAGCCAATACGTGCGTCAAGGCATCACACAGTGGATTCACAACTGGAAAAAGCGTGACTGGAAAACAGCCGACAAGAAACCGGTTAAAAATGCCGATCTGTGGCAAAGGCTTGATAAAGAAACCGCTCGCCATAGCGTTGATTGGCGCTGGGTAAAAGGACACGCAGGACACAGAGAAAACGAAATGTGTGATGATTTAGCAAGAAACGCAGCGGAAAATCCGACTAAAGAAGATACGGGCTATCAGCCAAGTTAA
- the gloB gene encoding hydroxyacylglutathione hydrolase — protein sequence MLHIKSIPAFNDNYIWLIQNSDRRCAVVDPGDAAPVLKYLAHHELTLDAILITHHHHDHIGGVPELVRQFPGVDVVGPRNEPIPTLTHPVDDGDQLELFGEVFLVLGLSGHTAGHIGYVGDAKLFCGDVLFSAGCGRIMEGTPQQMFDALNKITALPQETEVYCAHEYTAANIAFALAVEPDNQHLQQYRDQVNRLRAQNKSTIPTNLRQEKFVNPFLRYTEPSVVKSVSNRTEQTDPLSVFTALRAWKNEF from the coding sequence ATGTTACATATCAAAAGCATACCTGCATTTAACGACAATTACATCTGGCTGATTCAAAATAGCGATCGCCGTTGTGCTGTCGTCGACCCTGGTGATGCGGCTCCAGTATTAAAGTACTTAGCACACCATGAGCTAACTTTAGATGCAATCTTGATTACTCACCACCACCATGATCACATTGGTGGTGTTCCAGAACTCGTTAGACAATTTCCCGGCGTCGATGTTGTCGGTCCAAGGAATGAACCTATCCCTACCTTAACTCATCCGGTCGATGATGGTGATCAATTAGAACTGTTTGGCGAAGTATTCCTCGTCCTAGGGCTCAGTGGCCATACTGCGGGTCATATTGGTTATGTGGGTGATGCCAAACTGTTTTGTGGTGATGTGTTGTTCTCTGCGGGCTGTGGCCGAATCATGGAAGGCACACCACAACAGATGTTCGATGCACTGAATAAGATCACGGCGCTGCCTCAAGAAACCGAAGTTTATTGTGCACATGAGTACACTGCAGCCAATATCGCTTTCGCATTAGCCGTAGAGCCTGATAACCAACATTTGCAGCAATATCGCGACCAAGTGAACCGACTTCGCGCTCAAAATAAGTCGACCATCCCCACAAATTTGAGACAAGAGAAGTTTGTGAACCCCTTCCTGCGCTATACCGAGCCAAGTGTAGTGAAATCAGTGTCTAATCGCACCGAGCAGACCGATCCTTTATCGGTATTCACCGCTTTACGTGCGTGGAAGAACGAATTTTAA
- the tilS gene encoding tRNA lysidine(34) synthetase TilS has product MTHLIDTFTSVLDQSALKPCRLLVAFSGGVDSRVLLELAAQFAKSHHIECCAVHVHHGLSNNADYWAEQCQTWCDALSVPLFIERVSLDISRGESVEKLARDARYQAFKKHIRQGDVLVTGQHIDDQVETFLLALKRGSGPKGLSSMAKVMPFTADAYIVRPLLSVTRTDIEGAARDMALTWVEDESNQDVRFDRNFIRHQVTPALTERWPSFRESVSRSALLCAEQELLLDELLESHLQQALGGDQSQSVSIEALSQHSDLLRARLLRMWLSLCNQPMPSQKQLKLIWNEVACAQADANPKLVLNEVEVRRFNHQLYVVKETKDLSNWQSDISMEENLVLPDGLGELHLTSAASDGVSNHCDAQHFSLNTTRGTLRVIFNPEGLSAHPVGRGHSRKLKKLFQEYQVPSWLRRRTPILIDGDRVIAVLGLFVDKNYEGQDCEALWSK; this is encoded by the coding sequence ATGACACACTTAATTGATACCTTCACATCTGTACTTGATCAAAGCGCGCTTAAGCCTTGTCGATTGCTCGTCGCTTTCAGTGGTGGTGTCGATTCACGAGTTTTGTTGGAGTTGGCTGCCCAATTCGCTAAGTCCCATCACATCGAGTGCTGTGCGGTACATGTTCATCATGGCTTAAGCAACAATGCTGATTACTGGGCAGAGCAGTGCCAAACATGGTGTGATGCTTTGTCGGTACCTTTGTTCATTGAACGAGTCTCGCTAGACATTAGCCGTGGAGAAAGCGTTGAAAAGCTGGCTCGAGACGCGCGATACCAAGCCTTTAAAAAGCATATTAGACAAGGTGATGTGTTAGTGACAGGCCAGCACATCGATGACCAAGTCGAGACCTTCTTGTTAGCTCTTAAGCGTGGCAGTGGTCCGAAAGGGCTATCTTCAATGGCGAAAGTGATGCCGTTTACTGCTGATGCTTATATCGTTCGCCCACTGCTGTCGGTGACGAGAACGGATATTGAAGGGGCAGCGCGCGATATGGCTTTAACTTGGGTAGAAGATGAGAGTAATCAAGACGTTCGCTTTGACCGCAATTTTATTCGTCATCAAGTCACTCCGGCACTGACCGAGCGTTGGCCTAGTTTCCGAGAGTCGGTCAGTCGCAGCGCTCTGCTATGTGCAGAGCAAGAGTTGCTGCTAGATGAGTTGCTAGAATCTCACTTACAGCAAGCTTTGGGTGGTGATCAAAGTCAAAGCGTGAGCATAGAGGCATTGTCTCAGCACTCTGATTTACTGCGTGCACGCCTACTAAGAATGTGGCTGAGTCTCTGCAATCAACCGATGCCGAGCCAAAAGCAGCTCAAACTTATATGGAATGAGGTGGCATGCGCTCAGGCTGACGCCAACCCTAAGCTGGTGTTGAATGAGGTTGAGGTTAGACGTTTTAATCATCAGCTCTATGTCGTCAAAGAGACCAAAGACTTGTCGAACTGGCAAAGTGATATCTCGATGGAAGAGAACTTAGTTTTGCCTGACGGTTTAGGGGAACTACACTTAACTTCAGCGGCGAGTGATGGTGTATCTAACCACTGTGATGCGCAACATTTTAGTCTCAACACAACGAGAGGAACACTGCGAGTGATCTTTAACCCTGAGGGATTGTCAGCACACCCTGTTGGGCGCGGTCATAGCAGGAAGCTTAAGAAGTTGTTTCAAGAGTACCAAGTACCCAGTTGGTTAAGACGCAGAACGCCGATATTAATTGATGGCGATCGAGTGATCGCTGTTTTAGGCTTATTCGTAGATAAAAACTACGAAGGTCAAGATTGTGAAGCGCTTTGGAGCAAGTAG
- a CDS encoding LysM peptidoglycan-binding domain-containing protein → MRVKYSWALVLLLSGCQLTQSENPDQASEQTNTSPTKEVSQANVSSEATAKEDQKVEAPVVTPQTQEDVWKRIAMQLEMEVPDQKKVDYYRTWYLKHPSHLKTVSKRAEPFLYLITTKIEEKGLPLELALLPVVESSFDAFAYSHGSAAGLWQFISGTGKDYGLEQNFWYDGRRDVAASTDAALDFLSDLNRRFDGDWNHAIAAYNSGGGRVNSAIRKNKKLGKPIDFFSLDLPKETSSYVPKLLALADVIANQEKYGIDIPAIPNKPVLTLVNPEEQLDLAIAANYAGIPVKELQGYNPAYNQWATAPEKHQQLLLPLSSVEKFNKEVAANKGKGMKLVRYKVQSGDSISVLASKYNTTSKVIRSANGLSNNNIRIGQHLLIPTSTKDDKTYALSASNRLASTQSKSRGQYKLSHTVRSGDSLWTIARANKVSHQSLAKWNGMGPRDTLRVGQELVIWKNGSDGAIIRTIFYNVRSGDTVSGIASKFKVKSADVVKWNTLQNKKYLQPGQKLKLYVDVTKVSV, encoded by the coding sequence ATGCGAGTTAAGTACAGCTGGGCTTTGGTATTACTACTTTCTGGTTGCCAATTAACTCAGTCAGAGAATCCAGACCAAGCTTCCGAGCAAACCAACACATCTCCTACTAAAGAAGTTTCTCAAGCGAACGTTTCATCAGAAGCAACAGCCAAAGAAGATCAAAAAGTTGAAGCACCTGTCGTTACTCCACAAACACAAGAAGATGTTTGGAAACGCATTGCGATGCAACTTGAAATGGAAGTGCCAGACCAAAAGAAGGTCGACTACTACCGAACTTGGTATCTCAAGCACCCGAGTCATCTAAAAACCGTATCAAAGCGTGCTGAACCTTTCTTGTATCTGATCACGACTAAGATTGAAGAAAAAGGCTTACCACTAGAATTGGCACTACTACCCGTTGTAGAAAGCTCTTTCGATGCGTTTGCCTACTCTCATGGCAGCGCTGCAGGTCTATGGCAATTCATTTCAGGCACTGGCAAAGACTACGGGCTTGAACAGAACTTTTGGTATGACGGCCGCCGTGATGTTGCCGCTTCTACCGACGCCGCATTGGATTTCTTATCAGACCTTAACCGACGTTTCGATGGCGACTGGAACCATGCGATTGCTGCCTATAACAGTGGCGGTGGTCGAGTAAACAGCGCAATCCGTAAGAACAAGAAGTTGGGTAAACCAATCGACTTCTTCTCTCTGGACTTACCAAAAGAAACCAGCAGCTATGTACCTAAACTGCTTGCTCTAGCTGATGTCATTGCCAATCAAGAAAAGTATGGCATCGATATCCCTGCGATCCCGAACAAGCCAGTGCTGACTCTGGTTAACCCTGAAGAACAGCTTGATTTAGCAATTGCTGCGAACTACGCAGGCATTCCTGTCAAAGAGCTTCAAGGCTACAACCCCGCTTATAACCAGTGGGCGACGGCACCAGAAAAACATCAGCAATTATTACTTCCTCTAAGCTCTGTTGAGAAGTTCAACAAAGAAGTGGCCGCCAATAAAGGCAAAGGCATGAAGTTGGTGCGTTACAAGGTTCAATCTGGTGACAGCATTAGCGTACTGGCAAGCAAATATAACACCACCAGCAAAGTGATCCGCTCTGCAAACGGTTTGAGCAACAACAATATTCGTATCGGCCAGCACTTACTTATCCCAACATCCACCAAAGACGACAAGACATACGCCCTAAGCGCCTCAAATCGCCTAGCAAGCACACAGTCGAAGAGTCGTGGTCAATATAAGCTCAGCCATACTGTAAGAAGTGGTGACAGCCTATGGACGATTGCACGCGCAAATAAGGTCTCTCACCAGTCACTGGCTAAATGGAATGGCATGGGACCACGCGACACGCTTAGAGTTGGTCAAGAACTGGTCATTTGGAAGAACGGTTCAGACGGCGCCATCATCCGTACGATCTTTTATAACGTGAGATCAGGTGACACAGTCAGCGGTATTGCATCAAAGTTCAAAGTAAAAAGTGCAGATGTTGTAAAATGGAACACTTTGCAGAACAAGAAATACCTACAGCCAGGACAAAAACTGAAGCTGTATGTTGATGTAACTAAGGTAAGTGTATGA
- a CDS encoding YIP1 family protein: MNPSSNPLVMLLDIFRSPTACFLALYQRSAWGWQPYIVLMLSPFLFWGAYFSNVDFAWLSAELSQQLAQTNPDQLALLDSNTLLASEIISDVFGRTLTIVLLAFWFNLATKPSQHQHSFWRWFAAASVVIFPAVLGDVASYASLILKHGHVMNYAADLNSLNGLIKLPLTNDWSQFASSLPLLLPWYIVLGYAAVLTWTEFERGQALVISGLPWVGYYLIWALYILIF; this comes from the coding sequence ATGAACCCGTCAAGTAACCCACTCGTCATGCTGTTGGATATATTCCGTTCGCCAACAGCTTGTTTCTTAGCGCTTTATCAACGAAGTGCTTGGGGATGGCAACCCTACATCGTATTAATGCTCAGCCCATTTTTATTTTGGGGTGCTTATTTTTCGAATGTAGATTTTGCCTGGTTAAGTGCAGAGCTATCGCAGCAACTGGCTCAAACGAACCCTGACCAATTGGCGTTACTTGACAGCAATACCTTACTCGCAAGTGAGATCATCAGCGACGTATTTGGCCGAACGTTGACCATCGTTCTATTGGCATTCTGGTTTAACCTAGCAACCAAGCCAAGCCAACACCAACACAGCTTTTGGCGATGGTTTGCAGCGGCATCGGTTGTTATATTCCCAGCTGTTTTAGGTGATGTAGCAAGCTACGCAAGCCTGATACTCAAGCATGGACATGTGATGAACTACGCTGCCGACTTGAACAGCTTAAATGGCTTGATCAAGTTACCGCTAACTAATGATTGGTCACAGTTTGCTAGCTCATTACCACTGCTTCTGCCGTGGTACATCGTGCTAGGTTATGCTGCGGTATTAACGTGGACTGAGTTTGAACGCGGGCAAGCGCTTGTGATTTCAGGCTTACCATGGGTTGGCTACTACCTAATCTGGGCGCTCTACATTTTAATCTTTTAA
- a CDS encoding c-type cytochrome, whose product MEYAMKKITLGLVLGFGLLSGNALAGDVAAGQAKAAICAACHGADGIAVIPGYPNLKGQNEQYIASSIKAYKNGQRTGGLAAVMQAQASMLSDEDIANLAAYYASLK is encoded by the coding sequence ATGGAATATGCAATGAAGAAAATTACACTAGGATTAGTTCTTGGATTTGGACTATTGAGTGGTAACGCTCTGGCGGGTGATGTTGCTGCGGGTCAAGCTAAAGCAGCAATCTGTGCAGCATGTCATGGTGCAGATGGTATCGCAGTGATCCCAGGTTACCCAAACCTTAAAGGTCAAAACGAGCAATACATCGCTTCATCAATTAAGGCCTATAAGAACGGCCAGCGTACTGGTGGTTTGGCCGCTGTAATGCAGGCTCAAGCTTCAATGCTGAGTGATGAAGACATCGCGAATCTAGCCGCTTACTACGCAAGCCTTAAGTAA
- a CDS encoding class I SAM-dependent methyltransferase translates to MKPARSRKKFERPYTWAQLHNGDWLRESIQTRLDEWCPKLFGYHMLKLGGLSSEISSCTCNIQHQVNLDIQNPLHNVIADGYNLPFLEKSFDVVVLSHQLDYSNDPHRLLREVDRVMMDDGYIIITGFNPISVTGLASLMPWRKNSLPWSGRMYTPSRIKDWFGVLNYEVIHCDTYALFPMSKYQAMWTWLENSLGGCASFAGSQYFIVARKRTYPLKPIKPHWHLKRRFSPVGASFRTNTRRTMDSAKASYPLKTEKAD, encoded by the coding sequence ATGAAGCCAGCACGTAGCAGAAAGAAGTTTGAACGTCCTTACACTTGGGCGCAATTGCACAATGGGGACTGGTTGAGAGAATCTATTCAAACTCGACTCGATGAGTGGTGCCCAAAGCTATTTGGTTACCATATGCTCAAGCTCGGTGGCCTCAGTAGTGAGATTTCTAGCTGCACATGCAACATTCAACATCAAGTAAACCTAGATATCCAGAACCCATTACATAATGTGATAGCGGATGGCTATAATTTACCCTTTTTGGAGAAAAGCTTTGATGTTGTAGTACTGAGTCATCAGCTAGATTATAGCAATGACCCGCATCGATTATTGAGAGAAGTCGATCGAGTGATGATGGACGATGGCTATATCATTATCACTGGCTTCAACCCAATCAGTGTCACTGGGCTTGCCAGTTTGATGCCTTGGCGAAAGAACAGCTTACCCTGGAGTGGCCGCATGTACACGCCAAGTCGAATTAAAGACTGGTTTGGTGTACTTAACTATGAAGTAATTCATTGTGACACCTACGCGCTGTTTCCGATGAGTAAGTATCAAGCGATGTGGACGTGGTTGGAGAACAGTTTAGGTGGTTGTGCATCCTTCGCCGGAAGCCAATACTTTATTGTTGCTCGTAAGCGTACTTACCCGCTAAAACCCATCAAGCCACATTGGCACCTCAAGCGACGTTTCTCGCCTGTTGGGGCAAGTTTTAGAACCAATACGCGTCGTACAATGGATTCAGCCAAAGCGTCATATCCGCTAAAAACAGAAAAAGCCGACTAG